Proteins found in one Opitutaceae bacterium genomic segment:
- a CDS encoding PLP-dependent aminotransferase family protein produces MTGSPLEFSSLGRRASSPTIARLMTAALENPGLLSLAAGFTDTASLPADAVARVTRELLDAAAPSLEMLQYGTNQGLGTLREQLAARLALLDGVVSYAAADVFVTNGSQQALYLAMQVLADPGDIVLVDQPSYFVFLEMLGGLGIRPRCLPVGVDGSLDLPGVDALLQTLEKSGEASRVKAVYLVSYFSNPSSRSLGREEKRGLGALFAKRGWKLPVLEDAAYRELYFDQPESTPSVFALSEWDGLPKLLLGTLTKPFATGLKVGFGLCSDREWLDKMLHVKGHHDFGTAHFNQAILERALAQGAYDRQLARVRDVYRAKRDALDSALREEELHKEGWKWHVPNGGLYLWLEGPAGCDTRMDGALFRRAVEAGVLYVPGDLCYGENPPRNFVRLSFGVLSPEQLGPAARRFSQAVAHQ; encoded by the coding sequence GTGACTGGTTCACCGCTTGAGTTCTCCTCGCTGGGACGGCGCGCCTCCTCTCCAACGATCGCCCGTCTCATGACCGCAGCCCTGGAAAACCCGGGGCTGTTGTCTTTGGCGGCGGGATTTACTGACACAGCGTCACTCCCAGCGGACGCGGTGGCCCGGGTTACGCGCGAGTTGCTCGATGCCGCGGCGCCTTCGCTGGAGATGCTCCAATATGGGACCAATCAGGGATTGGGCACCTTGCGCGAACAGCTTGCGGCTCGGTTGGCACTCCTTGACGGCGTTGTATCCTATGCGGCGGCGGACGTGTTTGTGACCAATGGCTCCCAGCAGGCCTTGTATCTCGCGATGCAGGTGCTTGCGGATCCCGGTGACATCGTGCTCGTGGATCAGCCGAGTTATTTTGTGTTTCTGGAGATGCTGGGCGGGCTGGGGATTCGCCCGCGTTGTCTTCCGGTCGGCGTGGACGGCTCGCTCGACCTGCCCGGGGTGGATGCGCTTCTCCAAACGTTGGAGAAGTCGGGCGAGGCCAGCCGGGTGAAGGCCGTGTACCTTGTCAGCTATTTTTCGAATCCCTCCAGCCGAAGCCTCGGGAGGGAGGAGAAACGCGGGCTCGGGGCGTTGTTTGCAAAGCGTGGCTGGAAGCTTCCGGTGCTGGAGGATGCTGCCTACCGTGAACTCTATTTTGACCAACCAGAGTCAACCCCGAGTGTCTTCGCGCTTTCGGAGTGGGACGGCTTACCCAAGCTCTTGCTGGGGACATTGACCAAGCCATTCGCAACCGGGCTGAAAGTTGGCTTTGGCTTGTGCAGTGATCGCGAATGGTTGGACAAGATGCTGCATGTCAAAGGTCACCACGATTTTGGGACTGCTCATTTCAACCAGGCGATCCTCGAGCGGGCCTTGGCCCAAGGCGCGTATGACAGGCAACTCGCGCGGGTGCGGGACGTGTACCGTGCCAAGCGGGATGCTCTGGATTCGGCCCTCCGCGAGGAAGAACTCCACAAGGAGGGGTGGAAGTGGCACGTTCCCAACGGAGGACTTTACCTTTGGCTGGAAGGGCCCGCTGGTTGTGACACGCGAATGGATGGCGCGCTTTTTCGACGGGCAGTTGAGGCAGGGGTGCTGTATGTCCCGGGAGATCTCTGTTACGGCGAGAATCCACCGCGAAACTTCGTGCGATTGAGCTTCGGGGTGCTTTCCCCGGAACAACTGGGTCCCGCTGCGAGGCGTTTTTCGCAAGCGGTTGCTCATCAGTAG